The Allocatelliglobosispora scoriae genome contains a region encoding:
- a CDS encoding CPBP family intramembrane glutamic endopeptidase, which yields MRVETTVRRRHEVLLVLGLSLGQSAVYSVVSLIAKLTKDQELSSQQATLNPSQAPGRPWLDLSLQLLGILFALVPVGMAYHLLGRDPGRPRLVLGLDRRRPLLDLGGGAALAAVIGLPGLGLYLLARELGLNATVVPAALGEVWWAVPVLILAALENALLEEIIVVGYLMTRLRQLAWSPVAVIAASALLRGSYHLYQGFGAFVGNAVMGVIFALVFLRTRRVGPLIVAHTLLDVVAFVGYAILRDVLPFLR from the coding sequence GTGCGGGTGGAAACCACCGTACGCAGGCGGCATGAGGTGCTGCTCGTCCTCGGGCTCTCGCTGGGGCAGTCGGCCGTCTACTCCGTCGTCTCGCTCATCGCGAAGCTCACCAAGGACCAGGAGCTCAGTTCCCAGCAGGCGACGCTCAACCCGTCGCAGGCGCCCGGTCGACCGTGGCTCGACCTCTCTCTCCAATTGCTCGGGATCCTCTTCGCACTCGTGCCGGTCGGGATGGCGTACCACCTGCTGGGGCGCGACCCGGGGCGGCCGCGACTGGTGCTGGGGCTGGACCGGCGGCGGCCGCTGCTGGATCTCGGTGGTGGAGCCGCGCTCGCCGCGGTGATCGGCCTGCCGGGCCTCGGGCTCTACCTGCTCGCCCGCGAGCTGGGGCTCAACGCGACGGTGGTGCCGGCGGCGCTCGGCGAGGTCTGGTGGGCGGTGCCGGTGCTGATCCTCGCGGCGCTGGAGAACGCGCTGCTGGAGGAGATCATCGTCGTCGGCTACCTGATGACCCGGCTGCGGCAGCTCGCCTGGTCGCCGGTCGCGGTCATCGCGGCGAGCGCGCTGCTGCGCGGCTCCTACCACCTCTACCAGGGGTTCGGTGCATTCGTCGGCAACGCCGTCATGGGCGTGATCTTCGCGCTCGTCTTCCTGCGGACGAGGCGGGTCGGGCCGCTGATCGTCGCGCACACCCTGCTCGACGTGGTCGCTTTCGTCGGTTACGCGATATTGCGGGATGTGCTGCCCTTCCTCCGGTAA
- a CDS encoding MSCRAMM family protein: MNAKSLRRACAVALASAMTLLGLFVPGAPAHAAAPGSITGVLTRNGVPVGMAWVTAQGDDGYGTDYTKGDGSFRITDLAAGAYQLSFNAPDHFEQWSHGKTSAATADPITVKAGANTVVNEALLPGATITGKLVDADGNGVQTGISLVTGTDEWDGVASAYTYDGSFSLTVLPGTYKLRFDDGVQEQWAHNARTFATATPIVVGSIGETITVDETRLPTGRLAGRFTEGGAGVAGVDVQLDSASSDYLATTTDANGYYAFEHVFGGAYKVSFAKWDDEDPTQRFQQWAYGKVSLQTAESVTVVPGSTTTVNDSRLPTGSVKITAKDARTGAVINDFWAYGGVRSGDTTNGAVILENVAIGSYQMVIGGAGYKILENVPLTVTEGVQTILTVQLVPYSKIKTKVVDAKTGAPVQGVCVFDTQPGFARTPDGCGDPERYSNAAGEVTVNLESPGSYQLFALPRQAPGYGAQWVGVNGGTGDQQSARLTTVADGATVTVPPIKLDKAGVITGKVTSQTGQRIRFGAVGLFPEYFNVGGNIADAELDSNGNYRIDFLGPYQWPLMFRGADHATQWSGTTGNRLVASKIKVTSGKTTTYNYQLRTGRAVVFTVTDRNAGGFVVLHDAVSGDYVSAGWADNGSPTMTMHVLSGEPIKVAWLGGAGWEWFGGTNFASAWSFVLARPAYQISLDHPVRPPTQRRESGPVGPYPPVRGSRADSSACKPSPGGCRTRGARPAIVGQAPDQCSLKAS, encoded by the coding sequence ATGAACGCGAAATCACTCCGCCGGGCCTGCGCCGTCGCGCTCGCCTCGGCGATGACCCTGCTCGGGCTCTTCGTCCCGGGCGCTCCCGCACACGCAGCCGCGCCGGGCAGCATCACCGGCGTACTCACCAGGAACGGGGTGCCCGTCGGCATGGCTTGGGTGACGGCCCAGGGTGACGACGGCTACGGCACCGACTACACCAAGGGTGACGGCAGCTTCCGGATCACCGATCTCGCTGCCGGTGCCTACCAGCTCAGCTTCAACGCCCCCGACCACTTCGAGCAGTGGAGCCACGGCAAGACCTCCGCGGCGACCGCCGACCCGATCACGGTCAAGGCAGGCGCCAACACGGTCGTCAACGAGGCACTGCTGCCGGGCGCGACGATCACCGGCAAGCTGGTCGACGCCGACGGCAACGGCGTGCAGACCGGCATCTCGCTCGTGACGGGCACCGACGAGTGGGACGGGGTGGCCTCGGCCTACACCTACGACGGCAGCTTCAGCCTCACCGTGCTGCCGGGCACCTACAAGCTGCGCTTCGACGACGGCGTGCAGGAGCAGTGGGCGCACAACGCGCGTACCTTCGCCACTGCCACGCCGATCGTGGTCGGCTCGATCGGCGAGACCATCACGGTCGACGAGACCAGGCTGCCCACCGGGCGTCTCGCCGGACGCTTCACCGAGGGCGGCGCCGGGGTCGCGGGGGTGGACGTCCAGCTCGACTCGGCATCGAGCGACTATCTCGCGACGACCACCGACGCGAACGGCTACTACGCCTTCGAGCACGTCTTCGGCGGTGCCTACAAGGTCTCCTTCGCGAAGTGGGACGACGAGGACCCGACCCAGCGGTTCCAGCAGTGGGCCTACGGCAAGGTCAGCCTCCAGACGGCCGAATCCGTCACGGTGGTCCCCGGTTCGACCACGACCGTCAACGACTCGCGGCTGCCCACGGGCAGCGTGAAGATCACCGCGAAGGACGCCAGGACCGGTGCGGTGATCAATGATTTCTGGGCGTACGGCGGCGTCCGGTCCGGCGACACGACGAATGGAGCGGTGATCCTCGAGAACGTCGCCATCGGGAGTTACCAGATGGTGATCGGCGGCGCCGGTTACAAGATCCTTGAGAACGTGCCGCTCACGGTCACCGAGGGCGTGCAGACGATCCTCACGGTCCAGCTCGTGCCCTACTCGAAGATCAAGACGAAGGTCGTCGACGCCAAGACCGGCGCGCCCGTCCAGGGTGTCTGCGTCTTCGACACCCAGCCGGGCTTCGCTCGTACCCCCGATGGTTGCGGTGACCCGGAGCGCTACAGCAACGCTGCCGGCGAGGTCACGGTCAACCTGGAGAGCCCGGGCTCCTACCAGCTCTTCGCGCTCCCGCGGCAGGCACCCGGCTACGGCGCCCAGTGGGTCGGAGTCAACGGCGGCACGGGTGACCAGCAATCGGCCAGGCTCACCACGGTCGCCGACGGCGCCACGGTCACGGTTCCGCCGATCAAGCTGGACAAGGCCGGCGTGATCACGGGCAAGGTGACGAGCCAGACCGGCCAGCGGATCCGGTTCGGGGCGGTTGGACTCTTCCCGGAGTATTTCAACGTGGGCGGCAACATCGCCGACGCCGAACTGGACAGCAACGGCAACTACCGGATCGACTTCCTCGGGCCCTACCAGTGGCCGCTGATGTTCCGGGGGGCCGACCACGCCACGCAGTGGAGCGGCACGACGGGCAACCGGCTCGTCGCGTCGAAGATCAAGGTCACGTCGGGCAAGACCACGACGTACAACTACCAGCTCCGGACCGGCCGGGCCGTCGTGTTCACGGTGACCGACCGCAACGCCGGCGGCTTCGTCGTCCTGCACGACGCCGTGAGCGGCGATTACGTCAGCGCGGGCTGGGCGGACAACGGCTCGCCGACGATGACGATGCACGTCCTGAGCGGGGAGCCGATCAAGGTCGCCTGGCTCGGCGGCGCCGGGTGGGAGTGGTTCGGAGGCACCAACTTCGCCAGTGCCTGGAGCTTCGTCCTGGCCCGACCGGCCTATCAGATCTCGCTGGACCACCCGGTGCGCCCACCGACACAGCGGCGTGAGTCGGGCCCGGTCGGCCCCTACCCCCCGGTGCGCGGTTCCCGCGCTGACAGCTCAGCCTGTAAGCCGTCGCCGGGCGGGTGCCGCACCCGCGGTGCCCGCCCGGCGATCGTCGGACAGGCGCCGGATCAGTGCTCGCTGAAGGCGTCGTAG
- a CDS encoding globin domain-containing protein — protein MSDLQRLLKESWTLVEEQQDKLSGYFYARIFLNHPHLRELFPVTMDVQRARLLGAIVTAVQTVDDPDRFDEYLRALGRDHRKFHVTPDQYEVIGSALIESLRAFARDEWTPEYDQAWRDAYDVIARKMLAGAEADPNPPWWHAEVVRHERRSRDIGVITVRPLGSLEFRPGQYLSVECPQYHPRVWRTYSIANAPREDGSFDLHVRALGAGWVSGALVRRSKVGDLLRVAAPMGSMTLNRRSAHDIVMVAGGTGLAPIKSLIEELATFNRTRWVHVFIGARDRDDLYDLPALQRMAAAYPWLQLVPVCSADPGWGGEEGLISEAVTRFGPWQEHDFYVSGSPPMVRSTLRSLTELQVSSMRIRYDAFSEH, from the coding sequence GTGTCGGATCTGCAACGGTTGTTGAAGGAGTCCTGGACTCTCGTCGAGGAGCAGCAGGACAAGCTCTCCGGCTACTTCTACGCGCGTATCTTCCTGAATCATCCACATCTGCGGGAGCTCTTCCCGGTCACGATGGACGTTCAGCGTGCTCGGCTGCTCGGCGCGATCGTCACCGCGGTGCAGACCGTCGACGACCCGGACAGGTTCGACGAGTACCTGCGGGCGCTGGGCCGGGACCACCGGAAGTTCCACGTCACCCCGGACCAGTACGAGGTGATCGGCAGCGCGCTGATCGAGTCCCTGCGCGCCTTCGCCCGGGACGAGTGGACCCCCGAGTACGACCAGGCCTGGCGGGACGCCTACGACGTCATCGCCCGCAAGATGCTGGCCGGGGCCGAGGCGGACCCCAACCCGCCGTGGTGGCACGCCGAGGTGGTCCGGCACGAGCGGCGGTCCCGTGACATCGGAGTCATCACCGTCCGTCCGCTGGGCAGCCTGGAGTTCCGGCCGGGCCAGTACCTGAGCGTGGAGTGCCCGCAATACCACCCCCGGGTGTGGCGGACCTACTCGATCGCGAACGCCCCCCGCGAGGACGGCTCCTTCGACCTGCACGTCCGGGCTCTCGGCGCGGGCTGGGTCTCCGGCGCGCTGGTCCGGCGCAGCAAGGTCGGCGATCTGCTCCGGGTAGCCGCCCCGATGGGCTCGATGACGCTCAACCGCCGCTCCGCGCACGACATCGTCATGGTGGCGGGCGGGACCGGACTGGCGCCGATCAAGTCGCTCATCGAGGAGCTCGCGACCTTCAACCGCACTCGCTGGGTGCACGTCTTCATCGGCGCTCGCGACCGCGACGACCTCTACGACCTGCCGGCCCTGCAGCGGATGGCGGCTGCCTATCCGTGGCTGCAGCTCGTGCCGGTCTGCTCGGCCGATCCGGGCTGGGGCGGCGAAGAAGGGCTGATCAGTGAAGCGGTGACCCGGTTCGGACCGTGGCAGGAGCACGACTTCTACGTCTCGGGGTCGCCCCCGATGGTCCGCAGCACTCTGCGCAGCCTCACCGAGCTGCAGGTCTCCTCGATGCGCATCCGCTACGACGCCTTCAGCGAGCACTGA
- a CDS encoding S8 family serine peptidase: MRISRLAGKKSAMFALAALSTAFVAAGNGSAQAAPSGSAATKIYIVQTAGEPAGTYAGGVAGYAATKPAEGERFDNTSAAAKAYTGLLRTRHDNVLRSVGAADRKRGDLSTVLNGFVAELTDAQAAKLAKTSGVVKVWENEIRTVDTTATPRFLGLTGDNGVWKKKFGSTDNAGAGIIVGVIDSGIWPENAAFAPLPTPRWDQWLINAKWHGTCDPGAESPIACNNKLIGARYYAGYGNSVIDDEFVGPRDLSDHGTHTASTSAGNTDVPATINGGSVGSVSGIAPAARIAVYKVLWEKEDRTGASGTTAGIVQAINDAVADGVDVINYSISGSTDDIVGPDEAAFRNAAAAGVFVSTSAGNNGDNGPSTVAHNAPWTMTVAASTHDRGNQKTVTLGNGSSYTGVGVVPGAVASTGLVDSEFIPAAGQTAANARLCMPGSIDPALAAGKIVICTRGVNARVEKSAVVGAAGGVGTILVNPAVQSLNGDFHAVPTVHLGPVEGNAIKAYAAGAGASATASFSITDPTPVVAPTMAGFSSYGPAVAGGGDLLKPDITAPGVDIIAAVSPAEGGNNFDALSGTSMSAPHVSGIAALLMSKHPLWTPMIVKSAIMTTAYQTDNQGAPIQRPPTVANPLNYGAGHISPAASFDPGLVYTSGPKDWDAYACAIGQIPASGCASVPVIDPSDLNYPSIAVGDLTGSQKIKRTVTNVTLLPAIYKATAVAPPGFTVKVTPSTLVLLPLQSQAFTVEITRTTAAQHAWAFGSLTWNQTALGTHSVRSPIAVRPVPLAAPTELVTSGSGTTVKVKGGFAGTLTTTVAGLVPATITGGVLDPDGPDFNTNAPAASSRTAKVTITVPAGGLGRVGTYDADYMGGTDIDVFTYLAGTATTAGQSAGGTAQEIVTLGPGSYDIYYSLFDAAAPTTIKGHSFVLDGTAAGNFTATPASAPITVNGTVTLTVAWTGLTPGTRYLGTLSYGDGTSVVGSTIVTVNS, encoded by the coding sequence GTGAGAATCTCGCGACTGGCCGGCAAGAAGTCGGCCATGTTCGCACTCGCCGCTCTATCCACGGCGTTCGTAGCCGCAGGTAACGGCAGTGCACAGGCGGCTCCATCGGGATCCGCGGCAACCAAGATCTACATCGTACAGACCGCGGGCGAGCCGGCGGGCACCTACGCCGGTGGTGTCGCGGGCTACGCCGCCACCAAACCGGCCGAGGGCGAGCGGTTCGACAACACGTCGGCCGCGGCGAAGGCCTACACGGGCCTGCTGCGGACGCGGCACGACAACGTGCTGCGCTCGGTCGGCGCGGCCGACCGCAAGCGTGGCGACCTCTCGACCGTGCTCAACGGTTTCGTGGCCGAGCTCACCGATGCTCAGGCTGCCAAGCTCGCCAAGACCTCCGGTGTGGTGAAGGTCTGGGAGAACGAGATCCGCACGGTCGACACCACCGCGACGCCCAGGTTCCTCGGTCTGACCGGGGACAACGGGGTGTGGAAGAAGAAGTTCGGCTCCACCGACAACGCGGGCGCCGGCATCATCGTCGGCGTCATCGACTCGGGTATCTGGCCGGAGAACGCCGCCTTCGCACCGCTGCCCACCCCGCGCTGGGACCAGTGGCTCATCAACGCGAAGTGGCACGGCACCTGCGACCCGGGCGCCGAGTCCCCGATCGCGTGCAACAACAAGCTGATCGGCGCGCGCTACTACGCGGGCTACGGCAACTCGGTGATCGACGACGAGTTCGTCGGCCCGCGTGACCTCAGCGACCACGGCACGCACACCGCCTCGACCTCGGCGGGCAACACCGATGTCCCGGCAACGATCAACGGCGGCTCCGTGGGCTCCGTCAGCGGCATCGCGCCCGCTGCCCGCATCGCCGTCTACAAGGTGCTGTGGGAGAAGGAGGACCGCACGGGCGCCAGCGGCACCACCGCCGGCATCGTGCAGGCCATCAACGACGCCGTCGCCGACGGTGTCGACGTCATCAACTACTCGATCTCGGGCTCGACCGACGACATCGTCGGACCGGACGAGGCGGCGTTCCGCAACGCCGCGGCCGCCGGTGTCTTCGTCTCCACCTCCGCCGGCAACAACGGCGACAACGGTCCGTCGACGGTCGCGCACAACGCGCCGTGGACCATGACGGTGGCGGCGAGCACGCACGACCGGGGCAACCAGAAGACGGTCACGCTGGGCAACGGCTCCAGCTACACCGGCGTCGGCGTCGTGCCGGGCGCGGTCGCCTCGACCGGGCTCGTCGACTCCGAGTTCATCCCGGCCGCCGGCCAGACCGCGGCGAATGCCCGGCTCTGCATGCCCGGCTCGATCGATCCCGCGCTCGCCGCAGGCAAGATCGTCATTTGTACGCGTGGCGTCAACGCCCGCGTGGAGAAGAGTGCCGTCGTCGGGGCCGCCGGTGGTGTCGGCACGATTCTGGTGAACCCGGCGGTGCAGTCGCTCAACGGTGACTTCCACGCCGTACCGACCGTCCACCTCGGACCCGTCGAGGGCAACGCGATCAAGGCCTACGCGGCCGGCGCCGGTGCCTCGGCGACGGCGAGCTTCTCCATCACGGACCCGACCCCGGTCGTCGCCCCGACGATGGCGGGCTTCTCGTCCTACGGCCCGGCCGTCGCCGGTGGCGGTGACCTGCTCAAGCCGGACATCACCGCGCCCGGCGTCGACATCATCGCCGCCGTGTCGCCCGCCGAGGGCGGCAACAACTTCGACGCGCTCTCCGGTACGTCGATGTCGGCACCGCACGTCTCCGGTATCGCGGCGCTCCTCATGAGCAAGCACCCGCTGTGGACGCCGATGATCGTCAAGTCGGCGATCATGACCACCGCGTACCAGACCGACAACCAGGGCGCCCCGATCCAGCGGCCGCCGACAGTGGCGAACCCGCTGAACTACGGCGCCGGACACATCAGCCCGGCCGCCTCGTTCGACCCGGGCCTCGTCTACACCTCCGGTCCGAAGGACTGGGACGCGTACGCCTGCGCCATCGGCCAGATCCCGGCCTCGGGCTGCGCCTCGGTGCCCGTGATCGACCCGAGCGACCTGAACTACCCGTCGATCGCCGTCGGGGACCTCACAGGCTCGCAGAAGATCAAGCGGACCGTCACCAACGTGACGCTCCTGCCCGCGATCTACAAGGCCACCGCGGTGGCGCCGCCGGGCTTCACCGTCAAGGTGACCCCGTCGACGCTGGTGCTGCTGCCGCTGCAGTCGCAGGCGTTCACGGTGGAGATCACGCGTACCACCGCCGCTCAGCACGCCTGGGCGTTCGGTTCGCTCACCTGGAACCAGACGGCCCTGGGCACGCACTCGGTCCGCAGCCCGATCGCGGTCCGGCCGGTTCCGCTGGCCGCACCGACCGAGCTGGTCACGAGCGGTTCCGGCACCACCGTCAAGGTCAAGGGCGGCTTCGCCGGCACCCTCACCACCACCGTCGCGGGCCTCGTGCCGGCGACGATCACCGGTGGCGTGCTCGACCCGGACGGACCGGACTTCAACACCAACGCACCGGCTGCCAGCAGCCGCACCGCGAAGGTGACGATCACGGTTCCGGCCGGCGGTCTCGGCCGGGTCGGCACCTATGACGCCGACTACATGGGCGGCACCGACATCGACGTGTTCACCTACCTGGCGGGCACTGCGACGACGGCCGGCCAGAGCGCCGGGGGGACCGCTCAGGAGATCGTGACCCTGGGCCCGGGCAGCTACGACATCTACTACTCGCTCTTCGACGCAGCCGCGCCGACGACGATCAAGGGACACTCGTTCGTGCTCGACGGCACGGCGGCGGGCAACTTCACCGCCACTCCGGCCAGCGCTCCGATCACGGTCAACGGCACGGTCACCCTCACCGTGGCGTGGACCGGACTCACCCCCGGCACCCGCTACCTGGGGACGCTCAGCTACGGCGACGGGACGTCGGTCGTGGGCAGCACGATCGTCACGGTGAACAGCTAA